The window gactaaccgccgatcgaagcaacaaagatggccggaccaagcattgttccaccaaaattcgaggggaacttcgcagactggaagcgtcgtatggaggtattcctaaaaacagattttgaaattcggtttattatgaaatatggttttgtagctccaatagataaagatggaaaagaaaaagaagagagcgattggacaaagaaggagcagaatgagtcggtagcaaacagtcgCCGCCttaagaggtcaaccgcatcggaaactacttatctactaaagaactttgggagaagttcttggaactccacgaaggcacgtccgaagcaaagctcgctagaagggacatcctccgcaacaaactgatgaatatccgtctggagaaaggtgagaaagtagccggtctacatgaaaaagtaaaagaactagttactggtctcgaaaaccttggtgaaatggtaacaaaccgggacactatacgctacgcgctcaacgcgtttccaaggactccggagtggacatcaatcgtcgatgcttactacatctcaaaagacctggaggtaagtactttagaagagttgttttctacccttgaattacacgaaactagatatgcagagatatcaaaggacacaacccagactatggcgctgaacgcaaccaacaaggatgaacccgagtcagactccgaagacgatcaagaagcgtacatggtaagaaatttaaaaaaaaaaattagatctaataaatttaaaatgcagaataaaaagaatcaaaaaggtagaagaaaggtacggtgctaccagtgtcagaaggagggacacctaaaggaagactgcccagaactcaagaaggtcaaaatgaagacacccaagaaacacaacctaaaagcaacttgggatgacacttcttcatctgaatcagaagctcaagaatatgcggggattgcactgatggcaagtcacgaaggacaaagtacatcagaacccagcatcgatgaagggggagcgacctcagatggaagtagcgaagcagggggagattcaggctttaaatctgatatggtaagtgaggtatgcctcttaccttcTGATGAACTTTAcattggtattaaggcaatgactaaatccatgtacaaattaaaaaataaaaatgccaaattagaaaatgaaactttagaaacaaagaaaattttggcaaaatcatgtcttatagaggattttgaaaaattgaaaattgaaaatgaaaaactaaaagaagaaatagaaagattgaaaaaatctaatggttcaaatatttctacttttagaaattatggaggtttaaattggtattatagatttcatcaaagtcaaattagaaatatatcaaaaatctatatacctaggaaatacttgattaatcctgtaggtaggaacctttattgggttccaaaaacctgtttaatttaaaattaaagtcagacttagcattttcagcaaagaaattaaacaactaatttctttatgaggctttgtctaaggaagtggttgttgctacaataaccaagaaggcctagtgcctcgccacgacctggaagccaagtatcgaaatgaaaagtttaattgactaactgaaaaagtattaatttaaattacctaatgctttaaaagagttattcaatttgtgttagaaacattttttttattatcttagaaattcttatgaaaattgacttagattttttttatatataaaaaagttaacttagaattttttttatgataatattgccttatcattttttgacttagaattgtttcttatgaatattaacttagattttttttagaaaattttttttgggaatggtgcgataagtttcaaacttaaaatttttttttaacacttgtgactgtttttatctgaaaaatattttacttaaattttttttctcaaaagaaaaattctgaagagtgtcttgaatttaccttagacttgtttataaccccaatttttatgtgatcaaagggggagaagtatgttaagtctagggggaggtaatataatttttcatttgaaaaatacttggacttatttgaatataaattgtttttattgcatatgtttaccctaacttaacttgggttgctcacatcaaaaagggggagattgttggaacccaaggtattttgatgtgatcaaacaagctaagttaggtcctgcgtttgtttaacccttgtgtctaagtgtgcaggagcttaggaacacaggaagtcgagcggaagacgtggctagcgagaaggacggcacgggagagagtcgacgggctcggtgcgtccgagggacgaggtgtccgcggaagagtacaccggtggacgagaagagcgtgcgcggcgctcgagggacgagaaaccgggaaggaaggctgctcgaggagaaggccggaacatgggttcgggtgagccctattctggaaggccgagatcacccaagctaatggAGCCGGAgcaaacagacccggaccgaaacgagctaaaccggagcagtagaatcggaccacaaaaagtcaacaaagttgacttaaggggtccgggcgcccgaaatcattccgggcgccctgggcactattgagggtccgggcgcccagaacccctccgggcgcccggagctgacttttgaccaggatcgcgtcaaacgcgatctgatcgttggggatagaattttatcccctcgagggcgcccggaactccttccaggcgcccggaccagtactataaatatagtactggtatGCACATTCAgattaactcacttgtaatccagtgctttcatttgtgttatttctttctgtgctttcaacgctgtaagaggctactccgcccagaggagaatcaattagtgcgccttctttgccttggattagcaatcctctgattgcaaactaaggttgttggttttattttgtagggcaattcacccctcccctcttgtcggcctccaaagggacctacagtatttttcctttctgcatcatactagttatttttggaaataataccaaatacaagaggcatacgattgtagtatttcgaatttgttttcgatgttgtgttcttttgttttttttcttttccttgtgatttgatttttcttttcagttgacctaaagttatttaaggaaattaaatattaactttccttaaaaggttttgtctagtctatggtggttgttcccatatccaagaaggtcatgtgcctcgccacgtcagtactgggagccaattttgaaaactaatatttaatgaaattaataacctaggtgatttggatcgaacgtgttaagttccgcaggagatccgagtctaaacctaaaagaacaattagattaaactttggatcaaacgtgttaagttccgcaggcgatccaagtttaatttaaaagaacacatggtagctaggtaaaggttcagatctttgtacaaaatttttgtacagtggaaccattaggtttaccgagtagcaaccaacagagacgGCTAGGAGGCGATCGGCGTCGCGCTCCTTTGCTGAGGACAAGCGGCGGTGTGCAGCGGtgaagaggctagggcagaggtggCCGATTGGTGATCCAGGACACGGCTTGGAGGTGGCTTCCGGCCGAAAGGGGCGGCGGCATGTCCCGACCTCAGTGGCggagacgaagaagaagaaggggaaaaagaagaggagaaggaaaaagGGGTTCGGCTCGGCTTTACTTGCGAGGCGTGTGGCGGTTTTGTGGCGTCGTTCGagagcggttagggcaagggatcgGGCGAGGAAGCGGGGCGCAGGCTCGGGCACACGGCGTTGAAGAAGAAGCGGCGtggataagaagaaaaaaaaatatataatgaaaaagaaaaacaaaaagaaaaggaaaagaaaataaaacttttccttattaaaactgggtagcctaaataggcttttccgggccccatttttgtccccgttaactcgtccatacgagctccgaaaaatttcgaaaaatttcgaaaaatttcgaaaaatttctttattaatattcgcctattttcggtattttacagtttgACCCTCACAAATATTGTTAGTGGCAGAATATGAAATTCCTTCTTTGGCCTTCTCAATCCTCAGTAATCTCTTTGCATGAGCTCCTCAATGCCCCATTTCCTTCAAAAGGAAGCAACTTGTTAGCCATTTGAattgcaaagaaaataaagcgagTGAAGACAAACGACAATTAtattacaataaaaaaaatataataacaaaataGATCAACAAACAAAATTTACACACCGATAAAACAATTTATTACACTTAATTAAAAGAACTCCATGGTAGAaacaggaaataaaagaaaaatatagaCAATCTGGTCAAAATTAATTACCCAAGTTGATCGATGGCAATTACTGAAAACGAGTAGCAAGTGCATCAAAGTTTCTTAAAAAGAATCCCTGAGAAGCAGCATAGCCATGCACCATAACAAGAGTGGGAGAATCCTCCTTGCTATCAAATGTTATTGTATTAATAAACCGTGGTTGATCACTAGAAGATCTGAACCACCTAACTTTCGAGTCTGGTGGTCTAGGGCCAATATTGACATGCTCTTGAACATAACTTGTCCTGAAAAGAGCAAAGAGTTTAGAAGGAAACAATAAACTTTTACTCAATCTACACGCGATATGACATAAGGTTGTGGTTTCTCTGATAAAACAAGACCAAGCAGATAATTCTAGATCTTCTGTTCAAATCCAATACTCTTAATGAAATAGAGTTCGCTAGTGTTGTTTGAACCTACAATGAAACACTAGAATATTCAACAAGCTAGAATATTCAACAACCTATAATGAAACACTACAATGCCACTATTTCAGTCATCAATTTCCGCACgattttgacataaataaaataagaGGAAATGATTGATATTAATTTTTGTTTCCTCCATCGACGGATAGAAGGGGATTAACCAATAGAGAAAATAGATAGTGCAAGGGAGAGCGATTTCATCCACCCACctccaaaaaataaataaacaaataaagggATGCGATTAGAGAACTCACTTGACAAAGGACAGGAGGCGCTTCTCGGCCACAACGATGAGATCGGTGGAGGTCGGGATCCATCGGAGCTTCGACGCCCACGTCCACCTCTTTGATGTCGCTGCTGACGAAGAAGACTCCGTAGCAAGAGCCCTGCTAATCTCCTCCGCCATTCTCGCTGCTGT is drawn from Zingiber officinale cultivar Zhangliang chromosome 1B, Zo_v1.1, whole genome shotgun sequence and contains these coding sequences:
- the LOC122040548 gene encoding probable 1-acylglycerol-3-phosphate O-acyltransferase, whose protein sequence is MAEEISRALATESSSSAATSKRWTWASKLRWIPTSTDLIVVAEKRLLSFVKTSYVQEHVNIGPRPPDSKVRWFRSSSDQPRFINTITFDSKEDSPTLVMVHGYAASQGFFLRNFDALATRFQ